In Diaphorobacter ruginosibacter, the genomic stretch TGCGTGAGGAAGCCGCAGGATTTCATCTCGGAGGCGTCCAGGCGCTCGCACGTCAGGAACAGCCGCTTGGCGGTATCCAGGCCCAGCCGTGTGACGTAGCGCTCGAGGCCCGCCTGGTAGAAATGCAGACCCAGGCGTGCCGCGGGCATGAACATCTCGGCCGGAGCCGCCCCGACACGGAAATCGCATGCCAGCGCCATGTCGGTGGCGCCGCCATACACGCCGCCATGCACGACGGCGATCGTGACGGCCCGGCACTGCTCGATGGCGTCCACCATCTCGCCGAAGCTGCTGCCCTCATTCTGGCTGTTCTGCACATCGGAGATGTCGTAGCCACTGCAGAAATACTTGCCGGCCCCCCGGATGACGAGCACGCGGATGTCCTCCAGCACATTCACCTGCCGCACGTGGGAGATGATGACGGGAAGGTCTTCCGGGGCCAGGCGATTGGCCACCTCCGGCCGCCTCAGGGTGATGGTGGCCACATGGTCTTGCAGGTTCAGCTCGGGGGTCATGTCTTTCATTTCAAAGTTGCACTGCCGCCGGCAAGGGCGTCAGCCTGCCTGCGTCATTCCAGCTTCGCGCCCGAAGCCTTCACCACCTGCGCCCAGCGCTTGACCTCCGCGCTCACCATCTTGCCGAAGTCCTGGGAAGACAGCGTGCCGAACTCCGCGCCATTGCTGGCCCACACGGCCTTGACCTCCTCGGCCTGGCCGAGCTTGTGGAACTCCTCGGTGATGCGGGCGGCCATCTCGGGCGACGTGCCCTTGGGCGCCCACAGGCCGTACCAGGTGGACACCGTGTATTCCGGCAGGCCGACTTCCGCAGCGCAGGGAACGTCGGGCAGCGAAGGATTGCGCTTGGCACCCGACACCAGCATCGGCTTGATGCGGCCGGCCTTGATATGCGCGGCGGAGGAGCCCAGGCCGTCGAACATCATGTCCACGTTGCCGCCGATCAGGTCCTGCAGCGCCGGGCCCGCACCGCGGTAGGGAATGTGCGTGATGAAGGTGTTGCTCTGGAGCTTGAACAGCTCGCCCGCCAGATGGTGCGAGGTTCCCGAGCCCGCCGAGCCATAGTTGTACTTGCCGGGCTTGGCCTTCACCAGCTCGAGGAACTGCTTGAAATCCTTGGCCGGCACGTTGCGCGGATTGACCACCAGGACCTGCGGCACATTGGCGATCAGGGCGAGCGGGACGAAGTCCTTCTCGATGTCGTAGTCGAGCTTGGGATACATCGACGGGGCAATCGCGTGGTGCACCGCGCCCATGAAAAGGTAATTGCCGTCGTGCGGCTGCTTCGCGGCAATACTGGCGCCCACCGTGCCACCGGCACCACCCCGGTTGTCGATGATGAGCGACTTGCCGGTCGACTTGGAAAACTGCGCCGCGAGCGGCCGGGCGAAGGCGTCGGTACCGCCGCCTGCGGGGAACGGCACCACCATGGTCACGGGCTTGGAGGGCCACGCGCTCACGTTCGCATCGGCTGCAAAGCTGTGGCTGACACCCGCCCACGCCAATCCTGCCGCACCTGCGGCGCGCAGCACATCGCGCCGCTGCATCGTCATCTTGTCCGTCATGATGAAATGTCTCCTGATTTTCTCTGGAAGTTTGTGTAATGAAAACTCATGACTCAGGGGTACAACCCTCGCCCCTGGTCACCCGGACC encodes the following:
- a CDS encoding enoyl-CoA hydratase/isomerase family protein, with product MTPELNLQDHVATITLRRPEVANRLAPEDLPVIISHVRQVNVLEDIRVLVIRGAGKYFCSGYDISDVQNSQNEGSSFGEMVDAIEQCRAVTIAVVHGGVYGGATDMALACDFRVGAAPAEMFMPAARLGLHFYQAGLERYVTRLGLDTAKRLFLTCERLDASEMKSCGFLTHLAQADALESTLGTLTDTLGAMAPLPLFGMKKHLNLIARGQHDADAIARDVFQTVNSEDLVEGGAAWREKRKPVFKGR
- a CDS encoding Bug family tripartite tricarboxylate transporter substrate binding protein, with amino-acid sequence MTDKMTMQRRDVLRAAGAAGLAWAGVSHSFAADANVSAWPSKPVTMVVPFPAGGGTDAFARPLAAQFSKSTGKSLIIDNRGGAGGTVGASIAAKQPHDGNYLFMGAVHHAIAPSMYPKLDYDIEKDFVPLALIANVPQVLVVNPRNVPAKDFKQFLELVKAKPGKYNYGSAGSGTSHHLAGELFKLQSNTFITHIPYRGAGPALQDLIGGNVDMMFDGLGSSAAHIKAGRIKPMLVSGAKRNPSLPDVPCAAEVGLPEYTVSTWYGLWAPKGTSPEMAARITEEFHKLGQAEEVKAVWASNGAEFGTLSSQDFGKMVSAEVKRWAQVVKASGAKLE